Genomic window (Marinitoga sp. 38H-ov):
ATATTCTTTCATTTCTATCATGTTTTTCCAATGTATTCAAAAACGTTGAATTTCTTTCTGCAATTGAAATTGCTATTAAATTATTTTTTTCATCTATTAAAGAGACTATATCATCTTTTTTAAAATCTTCGTATTTATCAATATGATTTAAAAAAATATGATTACCATTTAATGCCCTTTGAATTCCAATTTTATTTAAGATAATCTTAGGAAAATCCAAAACTTCTATCATTGGTATAATTTTCTTTGTTATGTTATCTAACTTAATTGCATCATCTACATTAAATTTCCCAACTTCTAATCTTCTTAATTCTGTAGTTACTGCTCCTACTCCAATTTTATATCCAATATCCATAATTAATGATCTAATATATGTTCCAGATGAAACTTTACATTCAAATTCAAACTCACCATTATCATATATTTTTATGTTATCTATACTATATATATTAACTTCTTTTGGTGGCATTTTTATAATTTTTCCAGCACGTGCTAACTCATATAATTTTTTTCCGTTATATTTTTTAGCTGAATACATTGGAGGAACTTGCAAATACTTTCCTTTAAAAGATAATATAACTTTTTCTAAATCATCAATATGATTACTGAGAACTTCGTACCTTTCTTTAACTTCACCAGTAATATCATAAGTGTCTGTGATAATACCCAATTTAGCTTTAACATAATATTTTTTATCTTGATGTTGTAAGTACTCTAATAATCTTGTTCCTTTATTAATTCCTAAAATCAATAATCCAGTAGCAAATGGATCTAATGTACCTGAATGACCTACTTTTTTTGTGGAAAATTTTTCTCTTATTATATTAACAACATCATGCGAAGTTATATTTGCTGGTTTATCAATTAAAATGAAACCATCATTCATCAGTTTCACCTTTTATTTCATTTAATAATTTATGTATTTTTATACTTTCCTCAATCCCTTTATCCTTGTGAAATCTAATTTCTGGTATTTTATACATTCTAATATTTCTAGATATTAAACTTCTAAAAAAACCTTTAGCTTTAGTTAATATTTCTATTACTTCATCTAAATCTCCGTTTAATACTGAAACATATATATCTGCATATGATTTATCCTTTGATAACTCTACCCTTGTTGCTGAAATTAATTTATCTTGTATTCTTGGATCCCTTAAATTTGAAATATTTGTATTTACTAACCTTAATATTTCAGATTCTATCATTTCTTTTCTATATTCTTTAGCCATTTTCTTCATCCTCCTGATTTTCCAAATATGTGTCTAAGTTAATAAAATCATTTGATTCTTCTAATTTTTTTTCTAATTCATTTAAATAATTTAAATATTTTTTTGAATTCATATCAAACTTATTCCAAACTACATCTGATGGAACAGGTATATCATAACAACCAGAATATCCATAATATATAGTATTTATAGAAATATTTGCTAAATGGACAATATATATATTCATGGTATATGTATCTATTTTTATTTTTTCTGGATTATCATGATGTGCAGCGGTATAAATTACATTTTCTGGTAAATTCCAATCTTGAAATAATTGTTTTCCAAGTGTTTGATGATCCAACATATTTAACATATTTTCCGCTTTGTGAAATGACACCTTTTTATGATCTGCAACATTTAAAGCCATTTCTAAGTTTTCAGGAGTTATTATTCCCATAACAATTTTTCCCAAATCATGTAACATTCCACTTAAAAATATTTCTTCCTTATCAGGATAATTTACCACTTGAGATAATAGTTCAGAAGCAACAGCTACAGCCATGCTATGTTGCCAAAATTTTTTAGAATCCAAATATTCAAATTCTCTCTTAAAAAATGATTCTGCAACGAATATACCCATTGCTAAATTTCTTACCGTTTTAAACCCTAGTATATTAATAGCTTGTGATACCTTGGTTATCTTTCTTGGTAAAGCATAATACGCTGAATTACTAAGTTTTAATATTTTTGCAACTAATGGTGGTGATTGTAAAACAGCGCTTTCTAATTCTTTAGTATTAGAAGAAGGATTTGATGCTATATCCATTATTCTTTTTAGTATAAAATTAGGTGTTGGTAACTCTGATACTTTCTTTAAAATCTCTTTTATTGTTGCCATATTTTCACTTTCCCTTTTTAAATTCTATATAAAATCTAGTTCCCTTATTTTCCACACTTTTTAACCATATCTTTCCGCCTTGAATTTCAACTAATTCTTTTACTACAGATAATCCAATTCCAGTACCAGAAATTTCATATGTTAAAGATGAATCTACTCTATAGAATTTATCAAAAACTTTATCTTGATGTTCCTTAGGAATGCCAATTCCATTATCTTCTACTAAAATTAATATTTTATCTTCTTCATTTTTAAGTGTTATTTTTATAAATTTCATTTCTTTTCTTTTATCAGAATATTTAATAGAATTATCTAATAAATTAGACAATATTTGTTTTACTCTTGTTCTATCTAAATTAACAATTATATTTTCTTTTGGTAAAACCTTATAAATTTTAATATCATTTGATTCTGCTTTACTTTTATTTGCATAATATACTTCTTCTATTAATTCGTTTATAGAAAACTCTTCCTTTTTTATATTTACACTTTTCATTTCCAATTTTGAAAAATCCAAAATTTCATCTAATATATTTTGTAAATGATCCGCTTCATTTAAAATAGTTGTCATAAAATCTTTTAATGTATCTGTATCCAATATTTCTAAACTATCGATTATAGATTCAGAATATGCCTTTATTGCAGCTAATGGTGTTCTTAATTCATGAGATACGGTGGATAAAAACTCTGTTTTCATTTGATCTATTTTCTTTAATCTTTCTAATTCTTTTGTACCTGTAATATCTGAAATTATTACTAAATAATTTTCATCTGTATTTTTCAAAAAGTCTATAGACAAATAATTATCTTTAATTTCATATTCACGTGTCAGTTTTTCACCAATAATTTCTAAGTTTATCAATTCACTTTTTATAAATTCAATCAAATTATTTCCATATTTTTCTTCAAATTTCTCAAACTTTGAGTTAAAAAATATTTTATTATACCCCTTATCGTATACAACTAATCCGCTTATCATTGAATTTAATATTTGATTTAAAAAATTCCTATTATTTTCTACTATTTCATTTGTTTTTAATATCTCTTCATACAACTCTAAGTTTTCTATTATTGCTGCTGTTAAAAAACTCATAACATTTAAAAATAACATTATTTCATTTGAAATTTCTTCTTCAGACGTTATTCCTATATACAATAATAATAACTTTTGAGATTTAGAAAAAGGTATTATTAATGCATGCTCCCCATTTTCTAAAGAAAACACAGATATCTTCAAAGATTTAGCTGCCCAAGCAGCTAAATCTTTGATTTCATCTGTTATATTACTGTTTTCATTTAATAAAATATATTCTTCACCTTTAGGTTTTAAAAAATACTCATAAGTTATAGGTATCAATTTTCCAACTATTGAATTAATAGCTTCTTCAATTTGAGTTAAACTGCTTAAAGAACTTAACTCCATTACTAAATCTGATATTTTAGAATATGTTTCTATAATAGCATTTTTTGGATCCATGTTTCACAACCTTTCAATACTCCTGGTTACAATTAAATTAACCCCGGTATTTAAAAAGTTTTCTATTATTATATCGCCCATTTTTACAGGTGCTTCTACCTCTAATTTTTCAATAATACTCATAGCTTCTTCAAATAATCTCAACGGTATAGCCTCGGATGTTTTAACAGATGCTAAAGGATATTTTCCATTCTTTACTTTTATGCTGGTAACTAATATTCTATGCGGATCGCTTATTTCTTGAATTGCATATTCTCTACCTCTAGGACATTTATTTCCAGAAACATCAATAACTTCTAATTCATCTGTATACTCAATTTTAACTTTACATCCTAATGGACATCTTACACAAGTTAATTCTTTAACCAAGTTTTGAGATGAGCTCATCTGCCATCACCTCTATTTCATCTATATTTTCATCAAATGGTTTTAATTTAATTACAACCATTTCTGGAGGCCTTGCTTCATTTTCTATAACTTCTACACCCAATGGTTCTACTTTTATACTTGCCCTATCAAATACCTTTGATACCCTTATATACAAAGTACTTTCTTGTGTTGGATCTATATATGATGGATGTAATATTCCTATATTTTCACCTTTTCTTACTTTTACTTTTTTCCCTTTAGAATATTCACCTTTTGCATATAATGCTGCATATTTACCAGCTTTTTCTCCTTCTTTAGCAACATAATCTACTAAATCAAATATTACTGTACAATTACCTGCAGCAAAAATCCAATCTTCACTGGTTTGATTAGTATTTGAAACTATAAAACCAGGATCTGCTTCTAAAAAATCTGCAGGTTTAATTTGAGGAATTAATCCAACAGAAGTAATTAATGTATCGACTTCAAATTCTTTTTCAGTGCCAGGAATTGGATCCCATTTATAATCAACTTCCGCAGCAATAACCTTTTGAAGTCTTCTATCTCCTTCAACAGCTATTACTGTATGTGATAAGTATAACGGAATACCAAAATCCTTCAAACATTGTTGAACATTCCTTTCCAATCCACCAGGATATGGCATTATTTCCAAAACCGCTTCAACTTTTATACCTTCTAAAGTTAATCTTCTTGCCATTATTAGACCTATATCTCCTGATCCTAAAATAACAGCCTTACTTCCTGGTTTTAAATTTTCTAAATTAATAAACCTTTGAGCAAGTCCAGCTGTAAATATACCAGTAATTCTTTTTCCAGGAACTGGTAATGAATTTAAATGTCTTTCTCTAGCTCCAGTTGCCATCACTAAAGCCTTGGTTTGTATTTCATGAATTCCTCTTTTATCAACAAATATTATTGTTTTGTCTTTTCTAATTTCCAAAACATATGTTCCAAACAATATATCTATATCTTTAAGTCTTTCTTTAGCAAATTCTTTAAACTCTGGTCCTGTTAAATCCTTTTTAAAATATTGTAATCCAAAACCATTGTGAATACATTGATTTAATACTCCGCCAGTATCTTCATCTCTTTCTAATAATATTACTTTTGCACCATTCTCCCTTGCACTATATGCTGCAGCCATACCAGCTGCTCCACCACCTATTACTACAACATCTGTATTATACTTCATATTCTCACCTTCGCATTAACAATCCAACTTCCATCTTCATTTTGATTTATTTCTCTTGGATCTCTACCTGTATGTTCAGCTAATATCTTTAATATTTTAGCTGTACAAAATCCACCTTGACATTCTCCAAATGAAGCTCTTGTCATAAATTTGATATCATCAAGTGTTCTAGCTCCATTATTAATAGCATCAATTATTTCCTTTTTAGTCACCTTATTACAATGGCAAATCATCTCTCCGGCATTTGGATCTTTTTGTATAATATTATTCCATTCGTTTCTATCTATATGAACTAAATGTGGTGTTCTTTCTATATTAGATATATAATTTTCTCTTAAATAAAGGTTTATACCTAATTTTTCTTGTATCAAATATTCTACTACATATTTTGCTATAGCTGGTGCCGCCGTTAATCCTGGTGATCTTATACCAGATACATGTATTGCCCCACTTTTTCCAACATTTATATAAAAATCCTTTTTCTCAGTTTCTGGTCTTAATCCAGCAAAAGTTTTTACTAAATGTCTTCTAAAATTAAGATTCGGAACTAATTTCATTCCTTTTTCTCTTATTTCATTTAATCCTTCTCTTGTAGTAGCAGTGTCATATTTTGATAAGACTCTATTTGCATTTGGTCCTACCAAAAAACCACCATCTACAGTTGGTAAAACCAAACATCCTTTAGAAATTCCAGTTGGCACTGGAAATATTGTTGAATTAACGTAATTATAATCCTTTGAAAGTAAAAAATACTCTCCTTTTACTGGAAAAATTTCTGGTACTTCATCTCCAAATAATCTTGCAACTTCATCGGCAAATAATCCAGCAGCATTAATAACTAAATCTGCAAAATATTCAGATTTATCTTGGAATTTTAATAAGAATTTTCCATTTTTCTTTTCAACTTCTACTAACCTTTTTTTTATTAATGTTCTTCCGCCATTAACCCTAACTGATTTAGCAGCTTGTATAGCAACAATCCAAGGATCAAAAATCCCTGCAATTTCACAAAATAATGATCTTTTGGCTTTTGGATTTATATTCTTTTCCATTTCTAATAACTCTAATTTTTCTACTATTCTAACTTCTTTAACGCCATTTTGTTCCGCTTTTTTTAATAAATTATATATATAATTTGTTTCTTCATCTTCTATGGCTACAACATGAGATCCAACCCTTTTTAAATCAAAATGTAATTCTTCTTGAAGTTTAGTATATAATTGATTACCCTTGTAACATAATTGCGCCCTTAAACTTCCCGGAGGATCATCGTATCCCCCATGTAAGATAGCTGAATTTGATTTTGTTACAGCCATACCAAAATTGGTTTTTGCCTCAAAAAGCCATACATCTTCAACATACCTATTCAATTCTCTTGCAATTAAGGTACCAACAATTCCCCCTCCAATTATTGCAATCAAAAGTCTCACTCCCCCCACACATAAAAATATCGTTTTAACTATATTTTAATTATATCACAAAACATAAATTCATATGATATAATAAAATATATTATTTGAATGAGGTGTTAGATTATGAGGATTCTAGGAATTGATCCGGGGTATGGTAGAATAGGATATGGAATTATTGATAAAACAGGAAATAATTTTAAATTAATTGATTTTGGTGTAATTGAAACAGATAAAAAAGCGGATTTAAATTCAAGATTGGTAGAAATTTATGATAAAATGAATGAGTTAATTTCTAATTATACACCTGATGAATCTGCAGTTGAAAGTTTGTTCTTTTTTAAAAATGTTAAAACAGCTATTGAAGTTGGAGAAGCTCGAGGTGTTATTTTATTATCTTTACAAAAGGCTAACATTCCAATATTTGAATATACTCCTTACCAAGTAAAACAATCAATTACAGGTTATGGAAGAGCAGAGAAAGGACAAATTCAAAGAATGTTAAAGGTTGTTTTTAATTTAAAAAAGAACCCGACACCAGATGATGCTGCAGATGCATTAGCAATTGCTTTTTGTCATGGGAATTATAGAAAAATTGTATAAAATATTAACTATTTTATGATATAATTTTTTAAAATTATAATCAGGAGGATTTGAAATGAAAAAAAGTTTTGGTAAAGCAAATATCGGTATTGATCTAGGAACTGCTAACACTTTAGTATATGTAAAAGGAAAAGGTATAGTTGTAAATGAACCTTCTGTTATTGCAATTGAAAAAGATACAAAAGAAATATTAACAGTAGGTAAAGAAGCAAAAAAAATGATTGGAAAAACACCTGCAAATATTATTGCAATTAGACCTTTAAAAGATGGTGTTATTGCTGATTATAATACTTCTTTAGCTATGCTAAAGTATTTTATTAATGCTGCTGTTGGATCCTTTACTTTCTTTAAACCAACTGTTGTTGTTGGTGTTCCAACTGATGCTACTGAGGTTGAAAGACATGCTTTGTATAAGGCGGCATTAGATGCTGGAGCGGGTAAAGCATTTTTAATAGAAGAGTCTATGGCTACTGCAATTGGTATTGGACTAAATGTAGAGGAAGCATCAGGAAATATGGTTGTTGATATTGGTGGGGGTACTACAGAAATATCTGTAATTTCATTAGGTAATTTAGTTGTATCTAAATCTATTCGTATTGCTGGTGATGAATTAGATGAATCAATAATAAATTATGTTAAAGATAAAACAGGATTATTAATTGGCGAAAGAACAGCTGAAAAGATAAAGAAAAAGATTGGTAATACTTGGCCTAATGAAGAATATGATAACGAAGAAATAGAAATAATTGGTAGAGATATTTTATCAGGCCTTCCAAAAAATATTATTTTAAAAGGATATGAAATAAGAGAAGCTATTAACAATCCTGTGTCAAAAATTGTTGAACAAATTAAATTAACAGTGGAAGAAACTCCACCTGAATTATTAACAGATATTGTTATGAAAGGTATATATTTAGCTGGTGGCGGAGCATTATTAAGAGGATTAAAAGAATTAATTGAACATGAAACTAAAATAAAGGTTATTGTTGCAGAGGATCCTTTAACTGCAGTAGCTAGAGGTGCTGGTATGGTTTTAGATAAAGTGAAAATATTAGAAAACTTAGCAAAATTACAAAAGTAATATGTTTAAAAAAGGTATTTTTTATATTTTAATACTCTTGTTTATATCTATAATTTCTACATTATATCCAAATATTAACAATATAATATCCAGAGTAAATTATCCTCTGGATATTGTTTTTTCGGATATTAGAAATAATTATTTGCTTTTAACAAAAAATAATAACTTTTTGAAAGACCTTGAAAAACAAATATCAAATAATACTATAACCTTTGAAATTAAAAATGAAAATTACGAATTAAATATTTCATTAATACCAGGGATAATAATAAACGAAGATATAAAATATTATTATGTTAAAAGTGATAATAATGTAAAAACAGGAGAGATTGCTTTCACAAATGAAGGTATATTATTAGGATTTGTAGAAAATACTTTTAAGAAAAATAAGATTGTGAGAAAATTAGGTTGGGGAAATAATGAATTATACGGAAATTATAATGGATATGAATTTTTAATAAAAGAAAGTGGAAATGGATATATTATAATTGAAATTCCTGAAGGCTTTTCTATATTTCAAAATAATGAAAATGTTAATATATTAATTTCAAACTCTAATTGGTTTAAAAAAAATATCATTTTAAAGGGAACCGTTTATATTAAGGGAAATAATTTATACTATTTTGAACCTTATAAAAATGATAATACAATTGTTTTTTTTAGTGAATTTGGGGTGAAATAATGAATTATATTTATATTTTAATCATAACTTTAATTTCTACTTCATGGGATAGATGGATGGGAGATGTATTATTTTTTTCATTTCCAATAGCTTTTCTTATTGTCCAATATATATTTAAAGATAAATTATATCTTTTTGCTTTTTTATACACTTTAATATACTTCGCATCAAAATTTGATATTGGTCTTATGTCTATAATTCTTTTTATATTAATTATATTTTCACATCACATTTTTGAATTTTTAGAAAAAAGTTATTATAGGAGTTTGTTTAGCTCTATTATACCCCTATTATTTTTGTGTATTTTAAACAAAGTACTCTTTAATTATATTTTATTTATTTCTTTAATATTATTATCTATTGCCCATTTTGTAATAATTGGAAGGATTGACAAAAATGAAAGAATCAAGATTTAAATTATTGGTGTATTTATTTATTACCGCTTTTATTATTTTAATTTCAAGAGCCTTTTATTTGCAAATTATTAATCATTCTAAATATGTTAAAGAAGTTGAAGAATTAAGTACAAAAATTATAACTTTAAATCCAATTCGTGGAAATATATATGATAAAAATGGTGTATTATTAGCTTGGAATGAAAAAGTATATATTATAGAAAATTATAATGATAGTTTTTCTGAAAAAGATGTTGAAATTTTAAAAAAGGTTTTTTCAACAATTTCCGATTCACCTGAAACATATATAGATAGACTGCTTTTTCAAAAAAGAATAGTTATTAAATTAACTCCTGCAAGTATTAAACAATTATCTGAAATAAAAGGTATTAAATTTTCTGAAAAATATATAAGAAAATATATAGATAATACTATATATCCAATAATAGGATATGTTAATTCTGAAGGTGTTCCTCAATATGGTATCGAAAAATATTATAATGATATTTTAGAAGGAAAACCTGGCTATCAAATTGTCAAAATAACACCTAGCGGTAGAATAGATAAAATATTGGAAACTGTTGAACCTATTAAGGGAAAGGATATTTATTTAACTATTGACTATGAACTTCAAAAATATATATATAGCGAATTAGAAAAAACTAAAAAATCAAGCTCTGTAATAATTTCTAATCCAAATAATGGTGAAATTTTAGCTTTAGTAAGTTATCCATCTGTTGAATCTAATTTATTTTCTTCTGGCCTTTCTATACAAGAATGGAAAAAAATAATATACGATACAAAGCAACCATTAATAAATAAAGCTATATCAGCTACATATGCACCAGGTTCAGTTATAAAACCATTTTTCGCTTTAGTTGGATTAGAAGAAGGTTTTTCTCCTGAAGCTACTATTAATTGTGATGGTAAATTTGAGTTGGAAAATTCAAAAGGTGATGTAATTGCCGAGTATTATGATTGGAACATATTCGGGCATGGAGTTACTGACTTAGTAAAATCATTAAGAGTGTCTTGTAATTTATATTACTATAATCTTGGTTTAAAACTTGGAATTGATACATTGAATGCATATGCTAAATCATTTAAATTAGCTGAAAAAACAGATATAGATTTAACTGGTGAAATAAGTTCAGTGTTTCCAAGCAGAGAATGGAAAAAAGAAAAATTTGGATTAGAATGGTATATTGGAGAAACTATTTTAACTTCCATAGGTCAGGGATATATGGAATTTACTCCTATTAACGTATTAAAATTATATAATATACTTTCAACAAAAGGTATGTATTATAAATTTCATGTTTTAAAAAATTATATAAATAATATTTCGGAAGAAAATATACCTTATGAAAAAAAATTAGTATATAATTTTAATATAAACCAAGTTTATTATTATAATATATTAAAGGGATTAATTGAAGTTACAACATATCCTGGAAACAGTTCTGATGGAGGAACTGCTTATCATGTATTTAAAAATTTTCCAGAATTAGTTGCAGGGAAAACTGGTACAGCTGAAGTTACTGGAGGAAAGGCGCCTCATGCATGGTTCGCAGGATTTATGCCAGCTAATAATCCTGAAGTATCAATAGTTACATTTATCGAAAATGGTGGTTATGGTTCTGATGTTGCTGCACCTATTGCCAAAAAAGCCTTAGAAAAATATTTAGAGTTAAAAGCCAAAGGGGGTATATAATGAAAAAAACTTTTGTATTAATTGTTTTATTAATTTTTTCATTTTCATTTGCAAATGATTTATCAAATGATTTATTTATTTTTAAGAATATTGGAATTCTAAGTTTAGAGTATCCTTGGACAGATGAATTGAATTTAAATCTAAAATCAGATGAAAATATTATATTTGTTGAGAATGCTGATTATTATACAGTGAATTTAGGTAGTTTAGAAAATATTAAGTATAAAATTGTTGGAAATTATGAAGATTTAAAAGAAACTCTTAGCAATTATATAGTCACAATAAGTTCAAATCCATTAATTTTAAGGGATTCATTAAATCCAACATATATATATTTTTATA
Coding sequences:
- the ruvC gene encoding crossover junction endodeoxyribonuclease RuvC; the encoded protein is MRILGIDPGYGRIGYGIIDKTGNNFKLIDFGVIETDKKADLNSRLVEIYDKMNELISNYTPDESAVESLFFFKNVKTAIEVGEARGVILLSLQKANIPIFEYTPYQVKQSITGYGRAEKGQIQRMLKVVFNLKKNPTPDDAADALAIAFCHGNYRKIV
- a CDS encoding rod shape-determining protein; the encoded protein is MKKSFGKANIGIDLGTANTLVYVKGKGIVVNEPSVIAIEKDTKEILTVGKEAKKMIGKTPANIIAIRPLKDGVIADYNTSLAMLKYFINAAVGSFTFFKPTVVVGVPTDATEVERHALYKAALDAGAGKAFLIEESMATAIGIGLNVEEASGNMVVDIGGGTTEISVISLGNLVVSKSIRIAGDELDESIINYVKDKTGLLIGERTAEKIKKKIGNTWPNEEYDNEEIEIIGRDILSGLPKNIILKGYEIREAINNPVSKIVEQIKLTVEETPPELLTDIVMKGIYLAGGGALLRGLKELIEHETKIKVIVAEDPLTAVARGAGMVLDKVKILENLAKLQK
- the rbfA gene encoding 30S ribosome-binding factor RbfA — translated: MAKEYRKEMIESEILRLVNTNISNLRDPRIQDKLISATRVELSKDKSYADIYVSVLNGDLDEVIEILTKAKGFFRSLISRNIRMYKIPEIRFHKDKGIEESIKIHKLLNEIKGETDE
- the truB gene encoding tRNA pseudouridine(55) synthase TruB, with the protein product MNDGFILIDKPANITSHDVVNIIREKFSTKKVGHSGTLDPFATGLLILGINKGTRLLEYLQHQDKKYYVKAKLGIITDTYDITGEVKERYEVLSNHIDDLEKVILSFKGKYLQVPPMYSAKKYNGKKLYELARAGKIIKMPPKEVNIYSIDNIKIYDNGEFEFECKVSSGTYIRSLIMDIGYKIGVGAVTTELRRLEVGKFNVDDAIKLDNITKKIIPMIEVLDFPKIILNKIGIQRALNGNHIFLNHIDKYEDFKKDDIVSLIDEKNNLIAISIAERNSTFLNTLEKHDRNERIFKIKKVFK
- a CDS encoding HAMP domain-containing sensor histidine kinase, whose translation is MDPKNAIIETYSKISDLVMELSSLSSLTQIEEAINSIVGKLIPITYEYFLKPKGEEYILLNENSNITDEIKDLAAWAAKSLKISVFSLENGEHALIIPFSKSQKLLLLYIGITSEEEISNEIMLFLNVMSFLTAAIIENLELYEEILKTNEIVENNRNFLNQILNSMISGLVVYDKGYNKIFFNSKFEKFEEKYGNNLIEFIKSELINLEIIGEKLTREYEIKDNYLSIDFLKNTDENYLVIISDITGTKELERLKKIDQMKTEFLSTVSHELRTPLAAIKAYSESIIDSLEILDTDTLKDFMTTILNEADHLQNILDEILDFSKLEMKSVNIKKEEFSINELIEEVYYANKSKAESNDIKIYKVLPKENIIVNLDRTRVKQILSNLLDNSIKYSDKRKEMKFIKITLKNEEDKILILVEDNGIGIPKEHQDKVFDKFYRVDSSLTYEISGTGIGLSVVKELVEIQGGKIWLKSVENKGTRFYIEFKKGK
- a CDS encoding HDOD domain-containing protein: MATIKEILKKVSELPTPNFILKRIMDIASNPSSNTKELESAVLQSPPLVAKILKLSNSAYYALPRKITKVSQAINILGFKTVRNLAMGIFVAESFFKREFEYLDSKKFWQHSMAVAVASELLSQVVNYPDKEEIFLSGMLHDLGKIVMGIITPENLEMALNVADHKKVSFHKAENMLNMLDHQTLGKQLFQDWNLPENVIYTAAHHDNPEKIKIDTYTMNIYIVHLANISINTIYYGYSGCYDIPVPSDVVWNKFDMNSKKYLNYLNELEKKLEESNDFINLDTYLENQEDEENG
- a CDS encoding DUF1667 domain-containing protein produces the protein MSSSQNLVKELTCVRCPLGCKVKIEYTDELEVIDVSGNKCPRGREYAIQEISDPHRILVTSIKVKNGKYPLASVKTSEAIPLRLFEEAMSIIEKLEVEAPVKMGDIIIENFLNTGVNLIVTRSIERL
- a CDS encoding penicillin-binding transpeptidase domain-containing protein, with the translated sequence MKESRFKLLVYLFITAFIILISRAFYLQIINHSKYVKEVEELSTKIITLNPIRGNIYDKNGVLLAWNEKVYIIENYNDSFSEKDVEILKKVFSTISDSPETYIDRLLFQKRIVIKLTPASIKQLSEIKGIKFSEKYIRKYIDNTIYPIIGYVNSEGVPQYGIEKYYNDILEGKPGYQIVKITPSGRIDKILETVEPIKGKDIYLTIDYELQKYIYSELEKTKKSSSVIISNPNNGEILALVSYPSVESNLFSSGLSIQEWKKIIYDTKQPLINKAISATYAPGSVIKPFFALVGLEEGFSPEATINCDGKFELENSKGDVIAEYYDWNIFGHGVTDLVKSLRVSCNLYYYNLGLKLGIDTLNAYAKSFKLAEKTDIDLTGEISSVFPSREWKKEKFGLEWYIGETILTSIGQGYMEFTPINVLKLYNILSTKGMYYKFHVLKNYINNISEENIPYEKKLVYNFNINQVYYYNILKGLIEVTTYPGNSSDGGTAYHVFKNFPELVAGKTGTAEVTGGKAPHAWFAGFMPANNPEVSIVTFIENGGYGSDVAAPIAKKALEKYLELKAKGGI
- a CDS encoding FAD-dependent oxidoreductase, producing MKYNTDVVVIGGGAAGMAAAYSARENGAKVILLERDEDTGGVLNQCIHNGFGLQYFKKDLTGPEFKEFAKERLKDIDILFGTYVLEIRKDKTIIFVDKRGIHEIQTKALVMATGARERHLNSLPVPGKRITGIFTAGLAQRFINLENLKPGSKAVILGSGDIGLIMARRLTLEGIKVEAVLEIMPYPGGLERNVQQCLKDFGIPLYLSHTVIAVEGDRRLQKVIAAEVDYKWDPIPGTEKEFEVDTLITSVGLIPQIKPADFLEADPGFIVSNTNQTSEDWIFAAGNCTVIFDLVDYVAKEGEKAGKYAALYAKGEYSKGKKVKVRKGENIGILHPSYIDPTQESTLYIRVSKVFDRASIKVEPLGVEVIENEARPPEMVVIKLKPFDENIDEIEVMADELISKLG
- a CDS encoding NAD(P)/FAD-dependent oxidoreductase, with the protein product MRLLIAIIGGGIVGTLIARELNRYVEDVWLFEAKTNFGMAVTKSNSAILHGGYDDPPGSLRAQLCYKGNQLYTKLQEELHFDLKRVGSHVVAIEDEETNYIYNLLKKAEQNGVKEVRIVEKLELLEMEKNINPKAKRSLFCEIAGIFDPWIVAIQAAKSVRVNGGRTLIKKRLVEVEKKNGKFLLKFQDKSEYFADLVINAAGLFADEVARLFGDEVPEIFPVKGEYFLLSKDYNYVNSTIFPVPTGISKGCLVLPTVDGGFLVGPNANRVLSKYDTATTREGLNEIREKGMKLVPNLNFRRHLVKTFAGLRPETEKKDFYINVGKSGAIHVSGIRSPGLTAAPAIAKYVVEYLIQEKLGINLYLRENYISNIERTPHLVHIDRNEWNNIIQKDPNAGEMICHCNKVTKKEIIDAINNGARTLDDIKFMTRASFGECQGGFCTAKILKILAEHTGRDPREINQNEDGSWIVNAKVRI